TAACTCCAGTTCGTATTCCTGTTTCTAAACAAGAAGCAGAAGATATTAAAGATAGGCTGGGAGAATACCAAGAAGTCGGCTTAAAACTAGACTCACTTGGCGAAGACACAATGGTTCTCAGGGAAGTTCCTGGTTACTTTCTGCCCGGGCATGAAAAAGAGATCGTTCTTGATTTTTTAAATCGCACAGGTGGCAAAGAAGTTCCTGAGCCTGAGTTATATGATCTTATGGCAAAATGTGTGGCTTGTAGATCTGCAGTTAAAAAAGGGGATCAACTCTCTGATCATCTGATCGCGGAGATGCTCAACCGTTTGAGTTATTGTGAAAATCCATCTCGTTGTCCTCATGGAAGGCCCACCTTGGTCAAATTAACCAGAGAAGATCTGGAAAGAATGTTTCATCGCAGGTAAAATTTGAAAACAGAGTCCCAAGAACTTAAAAACTCCACAGAAAATGTAATCTCCACCTTGGTTAGACAAACATTGATCGCAAGTGTGATCTTGTTACTCGTTGTACTCGTTCTTGCAAGATTTTTTAATGAAAGAGTCACTCAGGTTGCCGGTCTCTTTTTGAATTACACCGGGGTATGGGGAGTCGGGCTTTCTATATTTGTTGCGGATTCGGTGCACGTATTCTTTCCTCCAGATACATTTTTGATCTTGGCAGTTGCTGCAAAGATGCCTGATTTTTGGGTAATCTTCTTTGCATCCGTTGGGTCTTTACTTGCTGGGGGATGTTCCTACTCGCAAGGAAGATTCCTTCTTCCTAAGTTAACTATATTTACTAAGTTCATTCGGAACCATGAAGAGAAGTTAGAAGGATATGTAAAAAGATTCGGGTTCTGGGCAGTGGTTCTTGCTGCTCTCACTCCATTGCCATATTCCTGGACCTCAGTGGCAGCAGGTGCAATGAAGATGAGACTTGATCTTTTTTTCTCGGCTGCACTTTTTAGGATCCCCCGTTTTATTCTATATTACTATCTAATAAAGGGCGGATGGATCGGGATCTAAACATTCGGATTGACTCTAGGTAAAAGCAAAGGTAAAAAGTTTAGATAATGGACGATTCTCCCAGACTCATTCCTAAAACCAGAAAAGAACTAATCTTAGAAAATTTAGATTGGTTCGCTTTGCCAGTTCGTATCGCTGAATTGGTAGAGAATGTATTGGATGGGAAGATCAGAGAACAATCCTTAGTATGCTGCCATAGCGCCTGCGATGTATGCAATTCTACAATACGTTCCTGCATACGTAAGATCCAAAGAGAATTGGAAGAAGAACTTGGGCAGTCTATTTGAAAGAGCACCTCTTCCTCACAAAATCAGGCCTAGTTCGTTTGCTCAGGTCATTGGACAGGAAAAGGCAAAACTTCAATTACAAAAATATAAAGAACCAGTAAGTATTCTGCTATACGGACCTCCAGGAACAGGAAAGTCCACAATTGCAAGAATATTAGGTAATACGTGGAAATTACCTTTTGTAGAACATAACGCAGTCACCACAGGTGTTGCAGATATTAAAAAACTATTAGAAAGATCCGAGAAAGAGGGTAGCATTCTTCTCTTTTTGGACGAGATCCATAGATTCAGTTCTTCTCAACAAGATAGTTTATTAAAAGGAGTGGAGACCGGAGGTATAGTTCTGATTGGAGCTACTACTGAAAATCCATCTTTTAGAATTACAAGACCTCTATTATCCAGATGCCAGGTTCTCAGACTTGAGCCATTGGGCGAAAATGATCTTTTGGAAATACTTTCCAGAGGGATCGAATCCTTAGACCCAAAACCGAATATTACAAAAGAAGCAAGTTCACTTTTAGTTCGTTATTCTGGTGGAGATGCAAGAAAACTTCTCTCCAATTTAGAAGGGCTTGTTCTTTCCAGAGATTCTGGAGTTTCAATAGAACCCTCCGATATAGAAACATTTTTAGAAAGTAGAGTAATCGAATACGACCAAAGTGGAGAAAGCCATTACGATGTGATCTCTGCATTCATCAAGTCAGTGCGAGGAAGTGATCCAGACGCCGCATTATTCTATTTAGCAATGATGTTAGAAGGAGGAGAAGACCCGCTCTTCATCGCAAGACGGCTTATCATCCTTGCCTCTGAAGATATTGGAAACGCTTCTGTTCACGGTTTACCTTTGGCAGTTGCTGGACTTCATGCATTAGAAACAATCGGAATGCCGGAAGGAAGGATCATTTTAGGACAGGTCACTACCTTCTTAGCTTCTTGCCCTAAATCCAACGCGTCCTATTTAGGAATAGGTTCAGCACTTTCATTTGTGAAAGAAAGAGGACCAAGTTTAAAGATCCCGAACCGATTGAGAAATGCTCCTACTTCTACTCATAAAAAAGAAGGAGCAGGTCAAGGTTATAAGTATCCACATGATTTTGGTGGATTTGTGCCATTCTCTTATTTCCCGGATGATCTTTCCGACAATCCTCCTCAATTCTATAAACCAACCAAAAATGGAATGGAAGGAAAGATCAAAGAACATCTGGCTTCCATCTGGAAAAAGATCTCCGGTAAAAATTACGAATAGATAATTTTGTCGGAATTCCCACATAGGATAAAGACCGCCCCCACCCTGCATTGGGATTGGGGGGAGTGGCTCGTGGGAGAGCGCTTTCCCCTGTATCACAAAATCCTTTCTCCGTCAAGAAAATCTTCCACTTAAAATCCGTGTCGGAATTCCCGCATCACGATCTGTCTCTGCGTGAAAAAACTTTAAAAAAATGTTGCGTAGTTAAATAGCTACATTTTAATTTGTAGTTAAGTGGCTACATAATGAATCTAAGAAGAGACGTATTCCAAGCTATCGCAGATCCTACGAGAAGGGCAATACTTCTGCTCGTGGCTTCTCAGGCAATGACTGCAGGAGCGATCGCTTCTAATTTCGATACAGCCAGACCAACTGTTTCCAAACATTTACAGATACTCACCGAGTGCGAATTATTAAAGCAGGAGCAAAATGGTAGGGAAATTTATTACCAATTGAATCCGAATAAAATGAAAGAAATTGCCGACTTTATAGAACCATTCCGAAATATGTGGGACGATCGATTCAATAAGCTCGAGTCCGTAATGAAGAAATACAGATCAAGAAAATAGAATATGGAAAGAAAAACCAAAATAGATGCAGAAGACGGCAAACAAGAATTGCTGATCACAAGAGAATTTGATCTTCCAGTGGATCTACTTTTTAAAGCACATATTGAGCCAGAAATTGTAGAAGAATGGATGGGAACAAAAGTACTGATATTAGAAGCTAAGAAGCACGGGAGCTGGCAATATGTAACTACGGATCCTCATGGAAACAAACATGGGTTCAACGGTGTTATACATGAATTTGTTCCGGACCAAAAGATTACCCGCACTTTCGAAATGGAGAATTCCCCGTTTCCACCCCAACTTGAATTTTTAGAATTCGAATCTTTGGGCGAAGAGAAAAGCAAACTTATAATGCATATTGTATTTAAGTCTGTTTCGCTCAGAGATCAATTATTGAAAATGCCTTTTGCACAAGGTATCAATATGGCTCATAACAGATTACAAGAAATCGTAATTAAATTAAAATAGGATATAGGACATGAGAAATAAAGTTATATATTGGATCGCTACTGCATGGCTTTCCTTAGGGATGGTATCGACTGGGATCGTTCAGTTGATCCAAATGAAAGAAGAAGCTGATATGTTTGCACATTTAGGCTATCCTGCTTACTTGATGATCATATTAGGTGTTTGGAAATTATTAGGGGTGATTGCTGTACTTGTTCCTAAATATCCTTTGGTAAAGGAATGGGCATACGCAGGATTTTTCTTTACAATGTCTGGGGCTGTGTTCTCTCATTTTGCAGCGGGAGATTCCGCGAAAGAATATTTCGGACCTGCATTATTGCTAGTGCTTACCGCAGTATCTTGGTATTTCAGACCGGCTGATAGAAAATTGAAAGGGTGATCTAAATGAATCCTAAGGTTGATTTCTTTTTTAATAAGGCCAAACAATGGAAGGAAGAATATGAGGCATTGCGTAAGATTGCTTTAGCTTCAGGACTTACGGAAGAATTAAAATGGGGTCAGCCTTGTTATACATCTCAAGACAATAATATAGTTTTGATACATGGATTCAAAGAATATTGTGCATTTTTATTTTTCAAGGGTGCCTTATTAAAAGACCCTAAAGGAATTCTGATCCAACAAACAAAGAATGTACAGTCTGCTCGCCAAATCAGATTTACAGATCTAAAAGAGATCGATAAACTTAAAACATCTTTAAAAGCATATATTAAAAATGCAATTGAGGTAGAAAAATCTGGTCAGAAAGTAAATTTCAAAAAGACAAAAGAGTTTGATATGCCTGAGGAATTCTTAAGTAAGCTTGAAGAATCTCCAAACCTAAAATCGGCATTTGACTCATTGACTCCAGGCAGACAAAGAGGTTACCTTCTTCATTTTTCTTCTGCAAAACAATCTAAGACCAGAGAAGCTAGGATAGAAAAATATATCCCTCATATTCTGAAAGGAAAAGGATTAGATGATTAAGAAGAAGGCTGTAGTAAAGAAAAAATCCGCAAAGCCTGCGATTAAAAAAACTTCTAAGTCAAATAAGACTGCCGCAAAGAAGTCTTCCAAACTTTCCAAGAAGGAGCCAATTTTACTTTCCGGTGGGAATCCTCAAATTGCAAAAGGATACGGAGACGGCCCAGTCCAAGAATATATCTCCGCCATGCCTGGCTGGAAAAAAGATATTGGGCGTAAACTGGATGAAATCATCGTTCGAACAGTGCCTTATGTGTATAAGGCAGTAAAATGGAACTCTCCTTTATACGGAATCGAAGGAGATGGCTGGTTTCTAGGAATCCATGTTTTTAATAAATATGTTAAGGTTGCTTTCTTTCGAGGAAGTCATTTGAAACCTCTTCCTCCTGGTGAATCTAAACAAAAAGAAGTTCGCTATCTGGATATCAAAGAAAACGAAAAGATAGACGAGGCCCAACTTTCTTCCTGGATCAAGCAGGCTAGTGAATTGCCTGGCGAAAAAATGTAAGGCTAAGTGATTGTGCAGAGATACATTCTTTTATTCAATAAAGCGTCTTAAATATCTGTAATAACATATAAAATTCTTCCCTTTTGGAGACAGAGGTTCCGAATGATCTTAACTTCGGGAGGAATATATGGCAAATACTGTATTCGAAAGTAAGGCTTCTTGGGCGGGTGGTTTGAAATTAAACCTACAATCCAGGGATCATAAATGGGTGGTGGACGAGCCAGAAATTTTAGGTGGAACGGACCAAGGGCCGAACCCAGTTGAACTAGTGCTGGGTGGACTTGCTAGTTGCGTGGGAGTCTTGGTTTCTCTTTATGCTCCGGCTCATAAAGTAGAATTAAAGGATTTCAATGTATTCGTAGAAGGAGACCTGGATCTGGACGGCTTCCAAGAAATCGCAGCTGTGCGTCCTGGATTTTCTCAGATACGTTATAGAGTAGATATCGAAACAGATTCTCCTAAAGAAAATGTAAATTCATTACTCTCTCATATAGAAAGGATCTGCCCTGTGAAGGATACATTATCCGGAGTAGGAGTACTTTCCCAAAAATCTGGATCTTCTGTTGCAGCTTAATCTAATCTAAACTCCTTTTCGAAATTTCAGTCGTGGATTTTCGGAGAGGAGTTCCTTCCTTCGCTTTAAAAGAAATATCTTTCTGTAATATTCTAGTCATCCGCTTGTTGTAGATAGGGAGTAACTTAATAAAGAACTAGAAAATTTTGACATAATAAGGTAAGGAATTCGCAGTTTCGAGACGAAACTAAATATGGAAACCGCGGGTCTTACCCCTCAAGACGAAAAAAGGAGGTTTTGAATGTTTCAATCCGAAAGAGAAAAAAACGAAAAAAGCCAGTTCCAATCCGCAGGGCCGATCCAAGTCAGAAAGGAATTTGCACGTTCTGAATCTGTAAATTTCCCTTCTAAAAAGGCAGAAAGCAGAGACGAAAAAGTGGTCCGACTAAGACCAGACCTATACGAAAAATAAATCCGGAGCTTCTCATAGTCCGTTCAAAAAGTTAGTCTATCAATCAAAGCCAAGCCGCGGGCAACCGGCGTGAAGCGACTATAGAAGTTCCGACAGCCTTTCTAATACCCGATCGTTCTGTTCCGGCCTTCCTATCGTAATTCTCAAGGCATTCAAGCCATAACTTTTAAGATTTCTTAATATAATCCCTTCCTTCAGTAATGTTTCGAAGGTTTGGGTGGAATCCAGTTTTGCTTGGTCCAATTTAATCGTGATAAAGTTTGCATAAGATTCGAAGTAGAAGAGTCCCTTCTTCTTTGCAAATTTTTCGTAACGAATCATTTCTTTTAAGTTAGATTTTAGATAATTCTCCACAAAATCTCTATCGTTTAATGCAGTAGCCGCTGCTAACTGAGAAAGTTGAGAAACATTGAATGGGGGTCTTAATTTATAGAATGCACGGATCATTTCTTCTGAAGCGATACCATACCCAATTCTCATCCCGCCTAATCCGTAAATTTTAGAGAATGTATTTGTATATAATACATTAGGGAATTTTGAAATTACATCCGAAGCTTTTACTTCTTTTTTAGGATCTCTAATTTTTCCGAACTCCATATAGGCTGCATCTAAGACAACCATTGTATCGGGAGATATTTTTTGGAGAAAAGTATATAGATCAGCCTGATCTAAGGCATCGCCAATTGGATTGCAAGGAGTGCAGATGAATATGATCTTAGGAGAATGTTTTTTATATAGATCCAGAAATTGGTCCAGATCATGAAGTTCAGAACTGGTTTGGACAGTATCTGCACCACATTGTCCTGCATAAATAGAATACATAGAGAATGTTTTGCCATTCTGGAGGATTTTATCCCCAGGATTCAAAATGGATCTTGTAGCAAAATCGAATATTTGGTCGCTGCCATTCCCTTGTATTACGTTTTTTGCATCTACTCCATGGACCTTTGCAAGTGCATCCTTTAGCGCCTTATAAGAATCGTCAGGATACAAGGGCATCTTGTACACTGCTTCTTTAATGATCTCGGAAACCTTAGGAGATACTCCGTATGGATTCTCATTGGAGGCAAGTTTGAGAACCTTCTCCGGAGAAATTCCGTATTCACGTACGACTAGTTCTATCGGTTTGCCGGCTTCGTAGGCCGGGATCTTGTCTAAAGCAGGCTGGAATCGCATCTAATTCCAGAAAAAAACGGAGTCAGGATTCTTCCAATCGTTTTTGTTCTACTAATCTTTGGTAAAGTCCTTGGAAATCTTTGAAAAATAAGGACTCATCAAGTGCGTATTCCATCACCATTCTTTTAGTTTCTTCTGAACTAAGTAGGGCTCTGTCCGTGGCGAGCATTCTTGCTCCTCCATCCAAGAGTAGGTCCCTAAAATAATGATTATTGAATATATTAGGAGTTTCTGTAAAAGATCCTTTGGAATGCCAGCCCAATGTATGGACACCCATTAGCAAAACAGTATCTCTTGTAGAAAATCCCATCATTCCAAAATAGTTTAGAGAGTCTTTTACATCTGGACTGTCCACAGGCATAAGCATTCTTCCATTTGGATAACTGGAATCTTTTCTTCCCTGGAGAATATGGACCTGAGGTCCTCCCGCTTTTTGGAGTGCAAGTGCTCCTGAAAGAGCGATCATATCCGCAAGTGTAGGAATTCCAACTCTTCCTTCTTTTTCCATTTCTTCTTTTAAATGAATGATCGCTTCTATTTGTTTTTTAACTCCACGATTGTTCTCATCGTTTAAGATTGTAGGAAAACGGATAGAACCCTCAAGACCTAACCATTCTCCATCTGCGGAGAAGATAGAAGAGGCA
The DNA window shown above is from Leptospira koniambonensis and carries:
- a CDS encoding SRPBCC domain-containing protein encodes the protein MERKTKIDAEDGKQELLITREFDLPVDLLFKAHIEPEIVEEWMGTKVLILEAKKHGSWQYVTTDPHGNKHGFNGVIHEFVPDQKITRTFEMENSPFPPQLEFLEFESLGEEKSKLIMHIVFKSVSLRDQLLKMPFAQGINMAHNRLQEIVIKLK
- a CDS encoding DUF1801 domain-containing protein, giving the protein MIKKKAVVKKKSAKPAIKKTSKSNKTAAKKSSKLSKKEPILLSGGNPQIAKGYGDGPVQEYISAMPGWKKDIGRKLDEIIVRTVPYVYKAVKWNSPLYGIEGDGWFLGIHVFNKYVKVAFFRGSHLKPLPPGESKQKEVRYLDIKENEKIDEAQLSSWIKQASELPGEKM
- a CDS encoding replication-associated recombination protein A, whose translation is MGSLFERAPLPHKIRPSSFAQVIGQEKAKLQLQKYKEPVSILLYGPPGTGKSTIARILGNTWKLPFVEHNAVTTGVADIKKLLERSEKEGSILLFLDEIHRFSSSQQDSLLKGVETGGIVLIGATTENPSFRITRPLLSRCQVLRLEPLGENDLLEILSRGIESLDPKPNITKEASSLLVRYSGGDARKLLSNLEGLVLSRDSGVSIEPSDIETFLESRVIEYDQSGESHYDVISAFIKSVRGSDPDAALFYLAMMLEGGEDPLFIARRLIILASEDIGNASVHGLPLAVAGLHALETIGMPEGRIILGQVTTFLASCPKSNASYLGIGSALSFVKERGPSLKIPNRLRNAPTSTHKKEGAGQGYKYPHDFGGFVPFSYFPDDLSDNPPQFYKPTKNGMEGKIKEHLASIWKKISGKNYE
- a CDS encoding YdeI/OmpD-associated family protein → MNPKVDFFFNKAKQWKEEYEALRKIALASGLTEELKWGQPCYTSQDNNIVLIHGFKEYCAFLFFKGALLKDPKGILIQQTKNVQSARQIRFTDLKEIDKLKTSLKAYIKNAIEVEKSGQKVNFKKTKEFDMPEEFLSKLEESPNLKSAFDSLTPGRQRGYLLHFSSAKQSKTREARIEKYIPHILKGKGLDD
- a CDS encoding OsmC family protein, whose translation is MANTVFESKASWAGGLKLNLQSRDHKWVVDEPEILGGTDQGPNPVELVLGGLASCVGVLVSLYAPAHKVELKDFNVFVEGDLDLDGFQEIAAVRPGFSQIRYRVDIETDSPKENVNSLLSHIERICPVKDTLSGVGVLSQKSGSSVAA
- a CDS encoding ArsR/SmtB family transcription factor, yielding MNLRRDVFQAIADPTRRAILLLVASQAMTAGAIASNFDTARPTVSKHLQILTECELLKQEQNGREIYYQLNPNKMKEIADFIEPFRNMWDDRFNKLESVMKKYRSRK
- a CDS encoding YqaA family protein, which gives rise to MKTESQELKNSTENVISTLVRQTLIASVILLLVVLVLARFFNERVTQVAGLFLNYTGVWGVGLSIFVADSVHVFFPPDTFLILAVAAKMPDFWVIFFASVGSLLAGGCSYSQGRFLLPKLTIFTKFIRNHEEKLEGYVKRFGFWAVVLAALTPLPYSWTSVAAGAMKMRLDLFFSAALFRIPRFILYYYLIKGGWIGI
- a CDS encoding DoxX family protein codes for the protein MRNKVIYWIATAWLSLGMVSTGIVQLIQMKEEADMFAHLGYPAYLMIILGVWKLLGVIAVLVPKYPLVKEWAYAGFFFTMSGAVFSHFAAGDSAKEYFGPALLLVLTAVSWYFRPADRKLKG
- the hisC gene encoding histidinol-phosphate transaminase, which gives rise to MRFQPALDKIPAYEAGKPIELVVREYGISPEKVLKLASNENPYGVSPKVSEIIKEAVYKMPLYPDDSYKALKDALAKVHGVDAKNVIQGNGSDQIFDFATRSILNPGDKILQNGKTFSMYSIYAGQCGADTVQTSSELHDLDQFLDLYKKHSPKIIFICTPCNPIGDALDQADLYTFLQKISPDTMVVLDAAYMEFGKIRDPKKEVKASDVISKFPNVLYTNTFSKIYGLGGMRIGYGIASEEMIRAFYKLRPPFNVSQLSQLAAATALNDRDFVENYLKSNLKEMIRYEKFAKKKGLFYFESYANFITIKLDQAKLDSTQTFETLLKEGIILRNLKSYGLNALRITIGRPEQNDRVLERLSELL